Proteins from a single region of Leptospira venezuelensis:
- a CDS encoding MBOAT family O-acyltransferase has protein sequence MIFTSTLFFVFFLIVYVLYWSWDSRKYREWILLIASLVFYASWNPPFLLHLLGIVFLNYLFLKPIAKTKSKKLLTIIVLIDLINLGIFKYFYFVSDNLFYVTNLSLFNTSTFSFRIILPLAISFYTFQVMAFVIDVYRGKVEELPNFFHFTLFLLFFPQLVAGPIMRAKDFFPRLEHLRIHKTAIFTGLFLIGLGACKKILIADNLGSLIDPVFLRPKEYGSGSLLLATIGFTWQVYSDFSGYTDVAKGCALLFGFNIPRNFNAPFFSKNIHELWRKWHITLGTWLKDYIYIPLGGSRGSEARTNINQTITFALGGLWHGANWTFLAWGLSHGLFLFVERTFERKGIKILPEVGKFFTGIRILWTYILFTLAAVFFRSFSIGDSFYFFESWFFHIRPEQVTTLSFNLVIPYIIGGIIFHAAEAPKHYPLWFQRNRTKLLLAFLLIGALIFGNYAGKGQDFIYFAF, from the coding sequence ATGATCTTTACCTCCACTTTATTTTTCGTATTTTTCCTGATCGTTTATGTTCTCTACTGGTCTTGGGATAGCCGTAAGTATAGAGAATGGATTCTCTTAATCGCGTCTTTAGTATTCTACGCTTCTTGGAATCCACCTTTTCTTTTGCATCTGTTGGGGATCGTATTCTTAAATTATCTTTTTCTAAAGCCGATCGCCAAAACAAAAAGTAAAAAACTTCTTACAATCATTGTTCTGATCGACCTTATCAATTTAGGAATATTCAAATATTTTTATTTCGTATCGGACAATCTTTTCTATGTAACAAACTTGTCCCTATTCAATACCAGCACGTTCTCTTTTAGGATCATTCTTCCATTAGCGATCAGTTTTTATACATTCCAAGTAATGGCATTCGTGATAGATGTGTATCGTGGAAAAGTAGAGGAACTTCCGAACTTCTTCCATTTTACTTTATTCTTATTATTCTTTCCTCAGTTGGTTGCAGGACCGATTATGAGGGCAAAAGATTTTTTCCCGAGGCTGGAACATTTAAGAATTCATAAAACTGCGATCTTTACAGGACTGTTTTTGATCGGACTCGGAGCATGTAAGAAAATACTGATCGCCGACAACTTAGGTAGTTTGATTGATCCTGTATTCTTACGACCAAAAGAATATGGAAGCGGATCTTTACTTTTAGCCACAATTGGATTCACTTGGCAGGTGTATTCTGACTTTTCAGGATATACGGATGTCGCTAAAGGTTGTGCTTTATTATTCGGTTTTAATATTCCAAGAAACTTCAACGCTCCTTTCTTTAGTAAGAATATCCACGAACTATGGAGAAAATGGCATATCACTTTGGGTACATGGCTCAAAGATTATATCTATATTCCTTTAGGTGGAAGTAGAGGTTCAGAAGCAAGAACGAATATCAACCAAACGATCACATTCGCTCTCGGTGGTTTATGGCATGGAGCAAACTGGACTTTTCTAGCCTGGGGACTTTCCCATGGACTATTCTTATTCGTAGAAAGAACTTTTGAAAGAAAGGGAATCAAGATATTACCTGAAGTCGGAAAGTTTTTCACAGGAATTCGTATCCTTTGGACCTATATTCTATTCACACTCGCTGCAGTGTTCTTCCGTTCATTCAGCATAGGGGATTCTTTTTACTTCTTCGAAAGTTGGTTTTTTCATATTCGCCCGGAACAAGTTACTACTCTTTCTTTCAATTTAGTAATTCCATATATTATCGGTGGGATTATTTTCCACGCGGCAGAGGCGCCTAAACATTATCCGCTTTGGTTCCAAAGAAATAGGACCAAACTTTTACTTGCCTTCCTTTTGATCGGAGCCTTAATTTTTGGGAATTACGCGGGCAAGGGACAAGACTTTATTTACTTTGCATTTTAG